A single region of the Halichondria panicea chromosome 10, odHalPani1.1, whole genome shotgun sequence genome encodes:
- the LOC135343352 gene encoding AP-3 complex subunit mu-1-like encodes MMINSLFIINQTGEIFMEKHWSSVVNKSVCDYFFEEQAKAPSPADVPPVISTPHYYLVSIYRNNIYLVAALQNEVPPLFVIEFLHRVVDIFTDYFSECTELRIKENYIVVYEVLEEMLDNGYPLATESNILKELIKPPSIMRSIANTFTGDTHVGSTLPTGQLTNIPWRRQGVKYANNEIFLDLIEEVDAIIDKSGTTVVAEIQGKVISNSRLSGMPDLTLSFVNPRLLDDVSFHPCVRFKRWESERVLSFVPPDGHFKLLSYQVGAQHMVSLPVYVTPQFSFGEGSGKFTVRLGPKQTMGKLVEDCKITIPMPKCVTNVNTTATYGMPAYDPVNRIVTWNVGKVVPQKLISLSGNVSLTTGEVPEGNPTISVDFKIAQLSVSGLKINRLDMYGEKYKPFKGIKYITKAGKFQVRS; translated from the exons ATGATGATTAACAGCTTGTTCATTATCAACCAGACTGG GGAGATATTTATGGAGAAGCACTGGTCAAGTGTAGTCAACAAATCAGTGTGTGACTACTTCTTTGAGGAGCAGGCAAAGGCCCCCTCCCCTGCCGACGTGCCCCCCGTGATCTCCACCCCACACTACTACCTCGTGTCCATATACAGGAACAACATCTACCTCGTTGCAGCACTGCAGAATGAAG TTCCCCCGCTGTTTGTGATAGAGTTTCTCCATCGTGTGGTGGACATCTTCACTGACTATTTCTCAGAGTGCACAGAGCTGCGAATCAAAGAGAACTACATTGTCGTCTACgag GTGCTGGAGGAGATGCTTGACAACGGCTACCCACTGGCCACAGAGTCTAACATTCTGAAAGAGCTTATTAAGCCTCCCTCCATCATGAGGAGCATTGCCAACACATTCACAGGAGACACACA TGTGGGGAGCACCCTGCCAACAGGTCAGCTGACCAATATACCGTGGAGAAGACAAGGGGTCAAGTACGCCAACAACGAG ATTTTCCTGGACTTAATTGAGGAGGTTGATGCGATCATAGACAAATCG GGCACTACTGTGGTGGCTGAGATACAAGGGAAA GTGATAAGTAATTCCAGACTGTCTGGGATGCCAG aCCTCACCCTCTCCTTCGTGAACCCACGGTTGTTAGATGACGTCAGTTTTCATCCCTGTGTACGGTTCAAGAGATGGGAG agtgagcGTGTTCTCTCTTTTGTTCCTCCTGATGGCCACTTTAAACTTCTCTCCTATCAAGTAGGAGCACAACA CATGGTCTCTCTTCCCGTGTACGTCACACCTCAGTTCTCATTTGGCGAGGGGTCCGGAAAGTTCACCGTCAGATTGGGACCAAAACAAACCATGGGGAAACTT GTGGAGGACTGTAAAATAACCATTCCAATGCCAAAATGTGTGACAAACGTCAACACCACGGCAACCT aTGGTATGCCCGCCTACGACCCAGTCAACAGGATAGTCACTTGGAAT GTTGGCAAAGTCGTCCCACAAAAGTTAATCTCTCTATCAGGAAAT GTGTCGCTAACAACGGGAGAGGTCCCTGAGGGCAACCCCACTATCAGTGTTGACTTCAAGATCGCGCAGCTGTCTGTCTCGGGGCTCAAGATTAATAGACTGGATATGTATGGAGAG AAATACAAGCCCTTCAAAGGGATCAAGTACATTACAAAGGCTGGGAAGTTCCAAGTTCGGTCATAA
- the LOC135343350 gene encoding uncharacterized protein LOC135343350, with protein MTATPDKLTVSSWLAELRMECYKKHLEDYETIKQLLDLKEMEQKLKKLGVGNSKDRARMMGSLATFRKDPPPHPSPVANVQLQEKTLSRKGSTRKLKLKSLLSSSSSKKSKKKTDNFSTPVPATVHVSEISSPPQSPSPLTKSKLQSSITDDYEEVPDLSPRSRAMTLDGKPYQNWKVVENEYVPSPDKSPNFSEQRFRSNTVANFDRQTETSPPFSRPPSGDIQYRNRLDVGKKEDSPGALKHRHLSGASMESGLSFGYDVEKDFNPSLPLESQPWFRGRISRADAEAALNEDGDFIVRESTAILNTYTLSLRWRGAYDHTMVNTTEVVNTTGDIRKATGVKYHFESGAFDTIPELIFNHLKYQIPIDLAQHTLITNPICRPGASNHSTPNSMHRGIYTTQQSYAHPPHVADPNNAQNFSTLPRNFGRKTSVCSLPEETANGSQTLTRGTPNPSARYRYNKLSNSSGDLLDDKPSHNHNYRGMMSPPPIAEIRTRAMTTDSRSRQTNVTDSPHQRQESFGDYVAMGSVSICGDSDSLDEQEEYRKSTPPSQHQKSSTKVSNYADVVCLKDQIKPALTINDDAVKYAEVRFAQKKKSPQSSRESSPYQSRADYLAGRAPREVSNYAQIKFDDSSPHPFSQYASIQRNSSPNVLTSRDTSPRQRSQTEAHIYARSEKPRNKKLDRSSTASNDSALSTTSSQSSNSNSSTPQPPTTPQSTLLLHSHAPSAKVHRDLPGYEALVKVHTILQSHSNKQLVYHLTRADAVNFLLSPRPGEEDSVWRDRVNKTTSSSGMYTGLQTLADTDGEKLWKKLYNRHLSLSQTVTLCVITAGDALERTKLLHRFIEIATLLQSGKFGNLYAFISVIQGINVPQITDMVDIWDLLKSHFPASFAAHKDLLSVISNLNEGIAMFSTEHLTIPAIQHLKTVFHYSEPSIPGYNTVVEDRSLVGEYWSMACGLDGIRTIMSHTSHFSFNARKKLEGRKYDAALMDFFLGDFTRVYLQSIGVHCDDPMERRRKFGIVMEGLVARVEAGESV; from the exons ATGACAGCCACTCCTGATAAACTCACTGTGAGCAGTTGGCTAGCCGAGCTAAGAATGGAGTGCTACAAGAAACACCTCGAAGACTACGAAACAATAAAG CAACTTCTGGATTTGAAGGAGATGGAACAGAAGTTGAAGAAGCTAGGAGTTGGGAACTCTAAAGACAGGGCCAGGATGATGGGCAGCCTCGCTACGTTCAGGAAGGACCCCCCACCTCATC CCTCCCCAGTGGCCAATGTACAGCTCCAGGAGAAGACTCTCTCACGAAAAGGCTCAACTAGAAA GCTCAAGTTAAAGAGTCTTCTGAGTAGCAGCTCTTCAAAGAAA AGCAAAAAGAAGACAGATAATTTCTCTACCCCCGTACCCGCGACTGTACACGTCTCCGAGATCTCCTCTCCCCCCCagtccccctcccccctcacaaAGAGTAAACTCCAGTCATCAATCACTGATGATTACGAGGAGGTCCCCGACCTTTCACCTCGCTCTCGAGCCATGACACTCGACGGAAAACCGTACCAAAACTGGAAAGTAGTTGAGAATGAGTATGTGCCCTCGCCGGACAAAAGTCCCAATTTTAGTGAACAACGTTTCCGTTCCAATACCGTGGCAAATTTCGACCGGCAAACCGAAACATCTCCTCCTTTTTCGCGGCCTCCTTCTGGTGATATACAGTACCGAAACAGGCTGGACGTGGGGAAGAAAGAAGATTCCCCAGGAGCACTGAAACACCGACACTTGAGTGGAGCCTCAATGGAGTCCGGACTGAGTTTCGGTTACGATGTAGAGAAAGATTTTAACCCTTCGCTTCCCCTGGAGAGCCAGCCTTGGTTTCGGGGGAGGATATCTCGGGCCGACGCAGAAGCCGCTCTAAACGAGGACGGTGACTTTATTGTACGCGAGAGCACAGCCATTTTGAACACGTACACGCTCAGCCTTCGCTGGAGGGGGGCATACGATCACACCATGGTCAATACAACCGAGGTGGTCAATACCACGGGGGACATACGAAAAGCCACTGGTGTTAAATACCATTTCGAAAGTGGAGCATTTGATACGATTCCGGAACTGATTTTCAACCATCTGAAATACCAGATCCCGATTGATTTGGCACAACACACTCTCATTACCAATCCGATATGCCGCCCTGGGGCAAGTAACCATAGCACCCCGAATAGCATGCACAGAGGGATCTACACTACGCAACAGTCATATGCACACCCACCTCACGTTGCGGACCCGAATAATGCACAGAATTTCAGCACCCTCCCTCGAAACTTTGGCCGAAAGACCTCCGTATGCTCGCTCCCCGAGGAGACAGCAAATGGTTCTCAGACGTTGACTCGAGGGACACCTAATCCATCAGCACGTTATCGTTATAATAAACTGAGCAACTCTAGCGGTGATCTCCTCGACGACAAGCCCTCGCATAACCATAATTACAGGGGCATGATGAGCCCTCCCCCTATAGCAGAAATCCGAACCCGTGCCATGACAACTGATTCCAGATCTAGACAAACGAATGTAACAGATTCACCACATCAAAGACAAGAAAGCTTTGGAGACTACgtggctatgggaagtgtatctATTTGTGGGGATAGCGATTCTTTAGACGAACAAGAAGAATATCGAAAAAGCACGCCCCCCTCGCAACATCAAAAGTCATCAACAAAAGTCTCCAACTATGCCGATGTCGTGTGTCTAAAGGACCAAATCAAGCCCGCCCTCACTATCAACGACGATGCTGTCAAATATGCCGAAGTTCGTTTTGCCCAGAAGAAGAAGTCCCCTCAATCGTCTCGAGAGAGTAGTCCCTACCAGTCCCGTGCTGACTACCTCGCTGGCAGGGCACCACGTGAGGTGTCTAACTATGCCCAAATCAAGTTTGATGATTCCTCCCCCCATCCATTCAGCCAGTATGCATCCATCCAACGAAACTCTTCCCCAAATGTATTGACATCACGTGACACCTCCCCTCGTCAAAGAAGTCAAACAGAGGCGCACATTTACGCTCGATCGGAGAAGCCACGGAATAAGAAACTCGATAGATCCTCGACAGCAAGCAATGACAGTGCACTGAGCACAACGAGCAGTCAGTCGTCTAATTCAAATTCCAGCACCCCTCAACCGCCAACCACTCCTCAATCCACACTACTATTACACTCTCATGCCCCCTCGGCTAAGGTACATCGCGACCTCCCTGGTTATGAAGCGCTGGTGAAGGTCCACACTATACTACAGAGTCACAGCAACAAGCAGCTGGTGTACCATCTCACTAGGGCTGATGCAGTAAACTTTCTGCTGTCCCCTAGACCTGGTGAAGAGGATTCAGTATGGAGAGACAG GGTCAACAAGACCACCTCCTCCTCTGGCATGTACACAGGACTACAGACACTGGCCGACACAGACGGAGAGAAGCTGTGGAAGAAACTCTACAACAG ACACTTGAGCCTCTCCCAGACTGTCACCCTGTGTGTCATCACCGCTGGAGATGCGCTGGAGAGAACTAAACTACTCCATCGGTTCATCGAGATTGCCACTCTACTACAGAGCGGAAAATTCGGGAATTTGTACGCCTTCATCTCTGTCATTCAAGGGATTAATGTACCGCAG ATAACGGACATGGTGGACATTTGGGATCTACTAAAGAGCCACTTTCCAGCCTCGTTTGCTGCCCATAAAGACCTCCTCTCTGTCATCTCAAACCTCAATGAAGGCATAGCCATGTTCTCAACAGAGCATCTCACCATTCCAGCCATACAACACTTGAAGACTGTCTTCCATTACTCAGAGCCATCGATACCCGGCTACAACACTGTGGTCGAGGACCGAAGCTTGGTTGGAGAGTATTGGAGCATGGCCTGTGGTTTGGACGGGATCCGTACCATCATGTCTCATACATCACACTTTAGTTTCAATGCACGTAAAAAACTAGAGGGACGAAAGTACGACGCTGCTCTCATGGATTTTTTTCTGGGTGATTTCACTCGAGTGTATCTTCAGTCGATTGGTGTACATTGTGACGACCCAATGGAAAGAAGACGGAAGTTTGGAATAGTAATGGAGGGACTTGTGGCTCGTGTTGAAGCCGGTGAAAGTGTTTAA
- the LOC135343361 gene encoding retinol dehydrogenase 12-like yields the protein MGNKLEVPIVDLSGKVAIVTGGNTGIGYELVKGLAEMGAHTIMASRSEERATAAVACIKESSEKNLKVEFMRLDLGSIQSTKDFVRAFKENNLPLHILINNAGIAWIPYTKTDDGFERTYQVNHLYPFLLTLELLPIVLETASTSGDGRILFVTSNAHNFGANFNPDNLNSEIQYDRMKAYPNTKLYNVMTIIALQRRLQNMSVTVSAQHPGLVATEIERGYSDCRFISFLGSVANATIARSPKDGAATTLNCAINPALNSQEAFYYDSCKVTAPNPDARNETYQEELWRRSVKALRDHLSPEILEKYGAPPSPTPLLDLDETEKGKEIATTTATDTVTGTNQ from the exons ATGGGGAACAAATTAGAGGTACCTATAGTTGATCTGAGTGGCAAGGTGGCCATAGTGACTGGAGGGAACACTGGCATTGGCTATGAGTTGGTCAAGGGACTGGCAGAGATGGGTGCTCACACCATCATGGCCTCCAGATCAGAGGAGAGGGCCACTGCT GCAGTTGCTTGTATCAAAGAGAGTTctgagaaaaatctgaaagtGGAGTTTATGCGTCTGGACCTTGGCTCCATCCAGTCCACTAAGGACTTTGTGAGGGCATTCAAAGAGAATAACCTGCCACTGCACATACTCATCAACAACGCTGGTATTGCCTGGATACCATACA CAAAAACTGACGATGGATTTGAAAGGACTTACCAG GTGAACCACCTTTATCCGTTCCTCCTCACCTTGGAGCTACTACCCATCGTCTTGGAGACTGCCTCCACCAGCGGAGATGGTAGGATACTGTTTGTGACCTCTAATGCACATAACTTTGGAGCAAATTTTAACCCTGACAACCTCAATTCTGAGATACAGTACGACAGGATGAAAGCTTATCCCAACACCAAACTCTACAAC GTTATGACGATTATTGCCCTCCAGCGTAGGCTTCAGAATATGTCAGTCACAGTGTCTGCTCAACATCCTGGCCTT GTGGCCACTGAGATTGAGAGAGGGTACAGTGACTGTCGTTTTATATCCTTCCTTGGGAGCGTTGCAAATGCAA CTATTGCCCGTAGTCCTAAGGATGGAGCAGCCACAACTCTGAACTGTGCCATCAACCCTGCACTCAACTCCCAGGAAGCCTTCTACTACGACAGCTGTAAAGTGACAGCCCCTAACCCTGACGCCAG GAATGAGACGTATCAGGAGGAGCTCTGGAGAAGAAGTGTCAAGGCTCTTAGAGACCACCTCTCACCAGAGATACTGGAGAAGTACGGAGCACCCCCCTCCCCAACACCCCTTCTCGATCTGGATGAGACAGAAAAAGGCAAAGAAattgctactactactgcaaccGATACTGTTACTGGGACCAATCAATAA
- the LOC135343354 gene encoding retinol dehydrogenase 12-like: protein MGNKLEVPIVDLSGKVAIVTGGNTGIGYELVKGLAEMGAHTIMASRSEERATAAIARIKEYSEKDLKVEFMRLDLGSIQSTKDFVRAFKEKNLPLHILINNAAVAWIPYTKTDDGFEMTYQVNHICPFLLTLELLPIVLETASTSGDGRILFVSSGAHRRGFGATFNPDNLNSDIQYDRMKTYPYTKLYNVMTNYALQRRLQNVSVTVSAQEPGYVRTELSRGWSDKSILSLFNNIGYATIARTPKEGAATTLNCAINPALNSQEAFYYDSCKVTAPNPDARNETYQEELWRRSVEALKDHLSPEILEKYGPSTAVESVQPEPPSPPLPTEGETEEGEEIPTTAAATVTTGDTVTTEETTGDDNAEVKDQPETVEEAGNTAVEEDTEAPVTEDAELSGGGAAAADNEEN from the exons ATGGGAAACAAGTTAGAAGTGCCTATAGTTGACCTGAGTGGCAAGGTAGCCATAGTGACTGGAGGGAACACTGGCATTGGCTATGAGTTGGTCAAGGGATTGGCAGAGATGGGTGCTCACACCATCATGGCCTCCAGATCAGAGGAGAGAGCCACTGCT GCAATAGCTCGTATAAAAGAATATTCTGAGAAAGATCTGAAAGTGGAGTTTATGCGTCTGGACCTTGGCTCCATCCAGTCCACTAAGGACTTTGTGAGGGCATTCAAAGAGAAGAACCTGCCACTGCATATACTCATCAACAATGCTGCCGTTGCCTGGATACCATACA CAAAAACTGACGATGGATTTGAAATGACCTACCAG GTGAACCACATTTGCCCGTTCCTCCTCACCTTGGAGCTACTGCCCATCGTCTTGGAGACTGCCTCCACCAGCGGAGATGGTAGGATACTGTTTGTCTCCTCTGGGGCACACAGACGTGGATTTGGGGCAACATTTAACCCTGACAACCTCAATTCTGATATACAGTACGACAGGATGAAGACTTATCCCTACACCAAACTCTACAAC GTGATGACGAATTATGCCCTCCAGCGTAGGCTTCAGAATGTGTCAGTCACAGTGTCTGCCCAAGAGCCTGGCTACGTGCGGACTGAGCTGAGCAGGGGGTGGAGTGACAAGTCGATACTGTCCCTCTTCAACAACATCGGATATGCAA CTATTGCCCGCACTCCTAAAGAAGGAGCGGCCACGACTCTGAACTGTGCCATCAACCCTGCACTCAACTCCCAGGAAGCCTTCTACTACGACAGCTGTAAAGTGACTGCCCCTAACCCTGACGCCAG GAATGAGACGTATCAGGAGGAGCTCTGGAGAAGAAGTGTCGAGGCTCTTAAAGACCACCTCTCACCAGAGATACTGGAGAAGTACGGACCCTCAACGGCTGTTGAAAGTGTGCAACCTGAACCCCCTTCCCCACCACTCCCTACTGAGGGTGAGACCGAAGAAGGTGAAGAGATTCCTACTACTGCAGCTGCTACCGTTACTACTGGAGATACAGTTACAACAGAAGAAACGACTGGTGATGATAACGCAGAGGTCAAAGATCAACCAGAGACTGTAGAAGAAGCTGGAAACACAGCT GTTGAGGAGGACACTGAAGCACCGGTGACTGAAGATGCTGAACTGAGTGGTGGTGGTGCAGCAGCTGCTGATAATGAAGAGAACTGA